Proteins from a single region of Scatophagus argus isolate fScaArg1 chromosome 23, fScaArg1.pri, whole genome shotgun sequence:
- the LOC124054986 gene encoding uncharacterized protein LOC124054986, which yields MKRSILISALLLYSLSWISVSGSDLQTVEVQPGQEATLLCSNISKNPTQTDWFRVVNRTKPTCIFSMYGFGGEASPCPGFENGKFEMSSNISTVFLKIERVDLSDSGMYFCGFYINMHTVISTATHLNIQGDAEPDDEVDFNTQKETNEMTELMSGILGCLSVFLLLIIIVLAVKNRKLKTAMNKEVQPERKKKVGSDDLNYAALTFQAKPKRNHRHASERNMEPNVVYATTKATAARSGADALSH from the exons ATGAAGAGGTCCATCTTAATATCAGCTTTACTTCTCTACAGCCTCA GCTGGATCTCCGTCTCAGGTTCGGACCTTCAGACTGTGGAGGTTCAGCCTGGTCAAGAAGCCACACTGCTGTGCTCCAACATTTCCAAAAATCCAACTCAGACAGATTGGTTCAGAGTGGTCAACAGAACCAAGCCCACCTGTATCTTCTCTATGTATGGGTTTGGTGGTGAAGCTTCACCCTGTCCTGgatttgaaaatggaaaatttgaaATGAGCTCAAACATCTCAACAGTTTTTCTTAAAATAGAACGAGTGGATTTATCTGATTCTGGGATGTATTTCTGTGGATTTTACATCAACATGCATACAGTCATTTCAActgcaacacatttaaatattcaag GTGATGCTGAACCTGATGATGAAGTGGATTTTAACACTCAAA AGGAGACTAATGAAATGACAGAACTAATGAGTGGGATCCTGGGTTGTCTGAGTGTTTTCCTCCTATTAATCATCATCGTTTTGGCTGTTAAAAACAGGAAACTTAAGACAG CTATGAACAAAGAAGTACAGCCggaaagaaaaaag AAGGTGGGTTCAGATGACCTGAACTACGCAGCTCTAACCTTCCAGGCGAAACCAAAGAGAAACCACAGACATGCATCAGAGAGAAACATGGAGCCAAATGTTGTGTACGCTACCACCAAAGCAACTGCAGCTCGAAGTGGAGCAGATGCTTTATCACATTAA
- the LOC124054997 gene encoding immunoglobulin kappa light chain-like isoform X1 has protein sequence MHLHMILCGIFHLSAVIQSAVKQDSGVISVSVGDNVTLHCFYHSQVAMHFSWYKQILGGEPEVLSNIYKHEIPSKPFHRVEKDPRFSVQKREGVNHLHISDVHLSDSATYFCGSSHSNMVEFGKGVFLSVKGATPKGIVQSPVSETIQPGGSMTFNCTVHTETCDGKHSVYWFRHGSRQGILHRHISTPQSSSQSCVYHLQKMNVSTSDAGTYYCAVAYCGMIMFGNGSELVVRGDVGAQMAQMKILVWLSIIRTVILLFFMTICLLVYTSRSRQRP, from the exons ATGCACCTGCACATGATCCTCTGTGGAATAT TTCACCTGTCAGCAGTGATCCAGTCGGCAGTCAAACAGGACTCTGGGGTTATATCCGTCAGTGTTGGGGACAATGTGACTTTACATTGCTTCTATCACAGCCAAGTGGCGATGCACTTCTCCTGGTACAAACAAATCTTAGGAGGTGAACCTGAAGTCCTGTCAAATATTTACAAGCATGAAATACCATCAAAACCGTTTCACCGGGTGGAGAAGGACCCTCGTTTCTCTGTGCAGAAGAGAGAAGGGGtgaatcatttacacatttCTGATGTCCACCTCTCAGATTCAGCTACATACTTCTGTGGAAGCTCACACTCCAACATGGTGGAATTTGGAAAGGGGGTCTTCCTAAGTGTCAAAg GAGCCACGCCCAAGGGAATAGTCCAGAGTCCAGTATCAGAGACTATCCAGCCAGGAGGATCTATGACTTTCAACTGTACAGTACATACTGAAACCTGTGATGGaaaacacagtgtttactgGTTCAGACATGGGTCTCGCCAAGGAATTCTTCACAGACACATCTCCACCCCACAGTCTTCTTCACAGAGTTGTGTCTACCATTTGCAGAAGATGAACGTGAGCACCTCTGATGCTGGAACATACTACTGTGCTGTGGCCTACTGTGGGATGATAATGTTTGGTAATGGAAGCGAGTTGGTCGTCAGAGGTGATGTTGGAGCCCAAATGGCACAGATGAAAATCTTAGTCTGGCTCTCCATCATTAGAACTGTAATTCTGTTGTTCTTTATGACTATTTGTCTTTTGGTTTACACCAGTAGGAGCAGGCAAAGGCCTTAA
- the LOC124054997 gene encoding uncharacterized protein LOC124054997 isoform X2, which yields MHLHMILCGIFHLSAVIQSAVKQDSGVISVSVGDNVTLHCFYHSQVAMHFSWYKQILGDSATYFCGSSHSNMVEFGKGVFLSVKGATPKGIVQSPVSETIQPGGSMTFNCTVHTETCDGKHSVYWFRHGSRQGILHRHISTPQSSSQSCVYHLQKMNVSTSDAGTYYCAVAYCGMIMFGNGSELVVRGDVGAQMAQMKILVWLSIIRTVILLFFMTICLLVYTSRSRQRP from the exons ATGCACCTGCACATGATCCTCTGTGGAATAT TTCACCTGTCAGCAGTGATCCAGTCGGCAGTCAAACAGGACTCTGGGGTTATATCCGTCAGTGTTGGGGACAATGTGACTTTACATTGCTTCTATCACAGCCAAGTGGCGATGCACTTCTCCTGGTACAAACAAATCTTAGGAG ATTCAGCTACATACTTCTGTGGAAGCTCACACTCCAACATGGTGGAATTTGGAAAGGGGGTCTTCCTAAGTGTCAAAg GAGCCACGCCCAAGGGAATAGTCCAGAGTCCAGTATCAGAGACTATCCAGCCAGGAGGATCTATGACTTTCAACTGTACAGTACATACTGAAACCTGTGATGGaaaacacagtgtttactgGTTCAGACATGGGTCTCGCCAAGGAATTCTTCACAGACACATCTCCACCCCACAGTCTTCTTCACAGAGTTGTGTCTACCATTTGCAGAAGATGAACGTGAGCACCTCTGATGCTGGAACATACTACTGTGCTGTGGCCTACTGTGGGATGATAATGTTTGGTAATGGAAGCGAGTTGGTCGTCAGAGGTGATGTTGGAGCCCAAATGGCACAGATGAAAATCTTAGTCTGGCTCTCCATCATTAGAACTGTAATTCTGTTGTTCTTTATGACTATTTGTCTTTTGGTTTACACCAGTAGGAGCAGGCAAAGGCCTTAA
- the LOC124054996 gene encoding uncharacterized protein LOC124054996 yields the protein MAPPNFALCVACLFVVNIAHTTALKQSSLHFQSAVGKTVTLSCFCSSDGAKMFYWYKQTVGLTPKLVSSISYNGNITFHDEFKNPRFSLDIENRKYQLKISNSQISDSGTYYCLRNNFYILQFCEGTTINVKGSALKIPAVVHQSASETIQPGGSVTLNCTVHTGTCDGEHSVYWFKNSGESHLVLIYTHGSRSDQCERKPSTQTHSCAYNLTMKNLNLSHGGTYYCAVASCGHILFGNGTKLDFDFAVDSLVYILSAALSFTTVLVVLLAFTVYKMNKKNCQYTESNVTFSTTSAPNAAPCQETENLHYAALRDLKANRSRRQRSNTNSECVYSSVKQ from the exons ATGGCACCTccaaactttgctttgtgtgtcgCATGTCTGTTTGTGGTGAATATTG ctCACACAACAGCTTTAAAGCAGTCATCATTACATTTTCAATCAGCTGTTGGAAAAACTGTGACTTTGTCATGCTTCTGTAGCAGTGATGGAGCAAAGATGTTTTACTGGTATAAGCAAACTGTGGGACTCACACCAAAGTTGGTGTCTTCAATCAGTTATAATGGCAACATCACCTTTCATGATGAATTTAAGAATCCACGTTTCTCCCTGGATATTGAAAATCGTAAATATCAGCTGAAGATTTCGAATTCACAAATTTCAGACTCAGGTACTTACTACTGCTTAAGGAACAATTTCTATATTCTTCAATTTTGTGAGGGCACAACCATCAACGTAAAGGGTTCAGCCCTGAAAATCCCAGCTGTGGTCCATCAGTCAGCATCTGAGACCATCCAGCCAGGAGGCTCTGTGACTCtgaactgtacagtacacactgggACCTGTGATGGagaacacagtgtttactgGTTCAAAAACTCTGGAGAATCTCATCTAGTTCTCATTTACACTCACGGAAGCAGGAGTGATCAGTGTGAGAGGAAAcccagcacacaaacacactcctgtgcTTACAATTTGACAATGAAGAACCTGAATCTTTCTCATGGTGGGACCTACTACTGTGCTGTTGCCTCATGTGGACACATACTGTTTGGAAATGGGACCAAGCTGGACTTTGACT TTGCGGTGGACTCGCTTGTGTATATCTTGAGTGCAGCTTTGTCATTCACCACCGTCCTGGTTGTGTTACTGGCTTTCACAGTCTACAAGATGAACAAAAAGAACTGCCAATATACAG AGtctaatgtgacattttcaacaacTTCTGCTCCAAATGCAGCG CCGTGTCAAGAGACAGAGAACCTTCATTACGCTGCTTTAAGGGATCTCAAAGCCAATCGATCCAGAAGACAGAGGAGCAACACTAATAGTGAATGTGTGTACTCCAGTGTAAAGCAGTAG
- the LOC124054538 gene encoding uncharacterized protein LOC124054538, producing the protein MAPPNFALCFACLFVVYLAHTTALKQSSLHFQSVSVGESITLSCFCHKKEAVMFYWYKQSVGLTPKLVSLFNSYNDSIIFHGEFNNPRFSLDTENHKYWLKISDFQFSDSGTYYCLRNNFVDFEFCKGTTVTTKGSGLNIPAVVHQSASQTIQPGGSVTLNCTVHTGTCDEEHSVYWFKSSGESHPKHIYTLGGSNDQCERKQNTQTHSCFYNWTMRSLNLSHAGTYYCAVASCGHILFGNGTKLDLKYEVGSLVYFLSATLSFTTILVVLLAFTVYKMSKRNCQYTESNVIFSTTSAPNEASCQDTENLHYAALRDHKVNRSRGQRSNTNSECVYSSVKQ; encoded by the exons ATGGCACCTccaaactttgctttgtgctttgcatgtttgtttgtggtttatttgg ctCACACAACAGCTTTAAAGCAGTCATCATTACATTTTCAATCAGTCAGTGTTGGGGAAAGCATCACTTTGTCCTGCTTCTGTCACAAAAAGGAAGCAGTGATGTTTTACTGGTATAAACAGTCTGTGGGACTGACACCAAAGCTGGTGTCTCTATTCAACAGCTATAATGACAGCATCATCTTTCATGGTGAATTTAATAATCCACGTTTCTCCCTTGACACTGAAAATCATAAATATTGGCTGAAGATTTCAGATTTCCAATTTTCAGACTCAGGTACTTACTACTGTCTAAGGAAcaattttgttgattttgaattttgcaAGGGGACAACTGTTACCACAAAAGGTTCAGGTCTGAACATCCCAGCTGTGGTCCATCAGTCAGCATCGCAGACCATCCAGCCAGGAGGCTCTGTGACTCtgaactgtacagtacacactgggACCTGTGATGAagaacacagtgtttactgGTTCAAAAGTTCTGGAGAATCTCATCCAAAACATATTTATACTCTTGGAGGAAGTAATGATCAgtgtgagaggaaacaaaacacacaaacacactcatgtttCTACAATTGGACGATGAGGAGCCTGAATTTGTCTCATGCTGGGACCTACTACTGTGCTGTTGCCTCATGTGGACACATACTGTTTGGAAATGGGACCAAGCTGGACCTTAAGT ATGAGGTGGGCTCTCTTGTGTATTTCTTGAGTGCAACTTTGTCATTCACCACCATCCTGGTTGTGCTACTGGCTTTCACTGTGTACAAGATGAGTAAAAGGAACTGCCAATATACAG AGTctaatgtgatattttcaacAACTTCTGCTCCAAATGAAGCG tCATGTCAAGATACAGAGAACCTCCATTACGCTGCTTTAAGGGATCACAAGGTCAACCGATccagaggacagaggagcaACACTAATAGTGAATGTGTGTACTCCAGTGTAAAGCAGTAG
- the LOC124054564 gene encoding uncharacterized protein LOC124054564 isoform X2: protein MAPPNFALCVACLFVVNIAHTTALKQSSLYFLSVDVGQNVNLSCFCLDKGALTFYWYKETVGFTPKLVSSFASYNANITFHDEFKNPRFSVDIENRKYQLKISEFQISDSGTYYCLKNNFPIFEFCEGTTIIVKGSGLKTPVLVHQSASETIQPGGSVTLNCTVHTGTCDGEHSVYWFKNSGESHPGLIYTHGGRNDQCERKPSTQTHSCVYSLPMKNLNVSHAGTYSCAVASCGHILFSDWTKLDVDYEVDSLVYILSAALSFTTILVVLLAFTVYKMNKRNCQYTALRQDTENLHYAALKDLKTDRSRRQRSNTNTECVYSSVKQ from the exons ATGGCACCTccaaactttgctttgtgtgtcgCATGTCTGTTTGTGGTGAATATTG ctCACACAACAGCTTTAAAGCAGTCATCATTATATTTTCTATCAGttgatgttggacaaaatgtgaatttgtcGTGTTTCTGTCTTGATAAGGGAGCACTAACCTTTTACTGGTATAAGGAAACTGTGGGATTCACACCAAAGCTGGTGTCTTCATTCGCCAGTTATAATGCCAACATCACCTTTCATGATGAATTTAAGAATCCACGTTTCTCAGTGGACATTGAAAATCGTAAATATCAGTTGAAGATTTCAGAGTTCCAAATTTCAGACTCAGGTACTTACTACTGCTTAAAGAACAACTTCCctatttttgaattttgtgagGGCACAACCATAATAGTAAAGGGCTCAGGCCTGAAAACCCCAGTTTTGGTCCATCAGTCAGCATCGGAGACCATCCAGCCAGGAGGCTCTGTGACTCtgaactgtacagtacacactgggACCTGTGATGGagaacacagtgtttactgGTTCAAAAACTCTGGAGAATCTCATCCAGGACTCATTTACACCCATGGAGGCAGGAATGATCAGTGTGAGAGGAAAcccagcacacaaacacactcctgtgtcTACAGCTTGCCAATGAAGAACCTGAATGTTTCTCATGCTGGGACCTACTCCTGTGCTGTTGCCTCATGTGGACACATTCTGTTTAGCGACTGGACTAAGTTAGACGTTGACT ATGAGGTGGACTCTCTTGTGTATATCTTGAGTGCAGCTTTGTCATTCACCACCATCCTGGTTGTGTTACTGGCTTTCACAGTGTACAAGATGAACAAAAGGAACTGCCAATATACAG CG TTACGTCAAGACACAGAGAACCTTCATTATGCTGCTTTAAAGGATCTCAAGACTGACAGATCCAGAAGACAGAGGAGCAACACCAATACTGAATGCGTGTACTCCAGTGTAAAGCAGTAG
- the LOC124054564 gene encoding uncharacterized protein LOC124054564 isoform X1, which yields MAPPNFALCVACLFVVNIAHTTALKQSSLYFLSVDVGQNVNLSCFCLDKGALTFYWYKETVGFTPKLVSSFASYNANITFHDEFKNPRFSVDIENRKYQLKISEFQISDSGTYYCLKNNFPIFEFCEGTTIIVKGSGLKTPVLVHQSASETIQPGGSVTLNCTVHTGTCDGEHSVYWFKNSGESHPGLIYTHGGRNDQCERKPSTQTHSCVYSLPMKNLNVSHAGTYSCAVASCGHILFSDWTKLDVDYEVDSLVYILSAALSFTTILVVLLAFTVYKMNKRNCQYTESNVTFSASSTNAALRQDTENLHYAALKDLKTDRSRRQRSNTNTECVYSSVKQ from the exons ATGGCACCTccaaactttgctttgtgtgtcgCATGTCTGTTTGTGGTGAATATTG ctCACACAACAGCTTTAAAGCAGTCATCATTATATTTTCTATCAGttgatgttggacaaaatgtgaatttgtcGTGTTTCTGTCTTGATAAGGGAGCACTAACCTTTTACTGGTATAAGGAAACTGTGGGATTCACACCAAAGCTGGTGTCTTCATTCGCCAGTTATAATGCCAACATCACCTTTCATGATGAATTTAAGAATCCACGTTTCTCAGTGGACATTGAAAATCGTAAATATCAGTTGAAGATTTCAGAGTTCCAAATTTCAGACTCAGGTACTTACTACTGCTTAAAGAACAACTTCCctatttttgaattttgtgagGGCACAACCATAATAGTAAAGGGCTCAGGCCTGAAAACCCCAGTTTTGGTCCATCAGTCAGCATCGGAGACCATCCAGCCAGGAGGCTCTGTGACTCtgaactgtacagtacacactgggACCTGTGATGGagaacacagtgtttactgGTTCAAAAACTCTGGAGAATCTCATCCAGGACTCATTTACACCCATGGAGGCAGGAATGATCAGTGTGAGAGGAAAcccagcacacaaacacactcctgtgtcTACAGCTTGCCAATGAAGAACCTGAATGTTTCTCATGCTGGGACCTACTCCTGTGCTGTTGCCTCATGTGGACACATTCTGTTTAGCGACTGGACTAAGTTAGACGTTGACT ATGAGGTGGACTCTCTTGTGTATATCTTGAGTGCAGCTTTGTCATTCACCACCATCCTGGTTGTGTTACTGGCTTTCACAGTGTACAAGATGAACAAAAGGAACTGCCAATATACAG AGTCTAACGTGACATTTTCAGCTTCTTCTACAAATGCAGCG TTACGTCAAGACACAGAGAACCTTCATTATGCTGCTTTAAAGGATCTCAAGACTGACAGATCCAGAAGACAGAGGAGCAACACCAATACTGAATGCGTGTACTCCAGTGTAAAGCAGTAG
- the LOC124054563 gene encoding immunoglobulin kappa light chain-like: MAPPNFALCFACLFVVYLAHTTALKQSSLHFQSASVGESITLSCFCQKTEAVMFYWYKQSVGLTPKLMSSFHSYKTNITFHGEFNNPRFSLDIENRKNQLKISDFQFSDSGTYYCLRNNFVDFEFCKGTTVTTKGSGLNIPAVVHQSASQTIQPGGSVTLNCTVHTGTCDGEHSVYWFKNSGESHPKHIYTHGGRNDQCERKPSTQTHSCVYNWTMRSLNLSHAGTYYCAVASCGHILFGNGTKLDLKYEVGSLVYILSAALSFTTVLVVLLAFTVYKMSKRKCQYTESNVIFSTTSAPNEASCQDTENLHYAALRDHKVNRSRGQRSNTNNECVYSSVKQ; this comes from the exons ATGGCACCTccaaactttgctttgtgctttgcatgtttgtttgtggtttatttgg ctCACACAACAGCTTTAAAGCAGTCATCATTACATTTTCAATCAGCCAGTGTTGGGGAAAGCATCACTTTGTCATGCTTCTGTCAAAAAACGGAAGCAGTGATGTTTTACTGGTATAAACAGTCTGTGGGACTGACACCAAAGCTGATGTCTTCATTCCACAGTTATAAGACCAACATCACCTTTCATGGTGAATTTAATAATCCACGTTTCTCCCTTGACATTGAAAACCGTAAAAATCAATTGAAGATTTCAGATTTCCAATTTTCAGACTCAGGTACTTACTACTGCTTAAGGAAcaattttgttgattttgaattttgcaAGGGGACAACTGTTACCACAAAAGGTTCAGGTCTGAACATCCCAGCTGTGGTCCATCAGTCAGCATCGCAGACCATCCAGCCAGGAGGCTCTGTGACTCtgaactgtacagtacacactgggACCTGTGATGGagaacacagtgtttactgGTTCAAAAACTCTGGAGAATCTCATCCAAAACATATTTATACTCATGGAGGAAGGAATGATCAGTGTGAGAGGAAAcccagcacacaaacacactcctgtgtcTACAATTGGACGATGAGGAGCCTGAATCTGTCTCATGCTGGGACCTACTACTGTGCTGTTGCCTCATGTGGACACATACTGTTTGGAAATGGGACCAAGCTGGACCTTAAGT ATGAGGTGGGCTCTCTTGTGTATATCTTGAGTGCAGCTTTGTCATTCACCACCGTCCTGGTTGTGTTACTGGCTTTCACAGTGTACAAGATGAGTAAAAGGAAGTGCCAATATACAG AGTctaatgtgatattttcaacAACTTCTGCTCCAAATGAAGCG TCATGTCAAGATACAGAGAACCTCCATTACGCTGCTTTAAGGGATCACAAGGTCAACCGATccagaggacagaggagcaACACTAATAATGAATGTGTGTACTCCAGTGTAAAGCAGTAG